One Microlunatus soli genomic window carries:
- a CDS encoding ArsB/NhaD family transporter produces MTVQIVVALLVFVAVYVFIATEKLPRVMVTSIGAAVMVIIGATDSRHAFFSEETGIDWNVIFLLLGMMIIVGILRQTGIFEFLAIWAAKRAGGRPFLIMAMLIVITAVLSAFLDNVTTVLLVVPVTILVCHRLGVPPIPYLIAEVMASNIGGAATLIGDPPNIIIASRGGLSFNDFLINMAPIVVVLIIVLIVLCRLMFRSAFAYNSERAAKVMALNEREALRDRPLLIKSLVVVGLVLTAFVLHSVIEVDVSVIALLGAGLLMLLSRLGAAKTFGDVEWETLVFFAGLFVMVGSLVNLGIIEAVGKAATQALHGHYLAGGLSLLVGSAVLSGIIDNIPYVTTMAPLTVDLVNSGGDPAKPLWWALALGADLGGNATAIGASANVVTIGIARRNDIDISFWTFTKYGLIVTGVTVALCVPYLWLRYFL; encoded by the coding sequence GTGACGGTCCAGATCGTCGTCGCGCTGCTGGTCTTCGTCGCGGTCTACGTCTTCATCGCCACCGAGAAGCTGCCCCGAGTGATGGTCACCTCGATCGGCGCCGCGGTGATGGTGATCATCGGCGCCACCGACAGCCGGCACGCCTTCTTCTCCGAGGAAACCGGCATCGACTGGAACGTTATCTTCCTGCTGCTCGGCATGATGATCATCGTCGGGATCCTGCGCCAGACCGGGATCTTCGAGTTCCTCGCGATCTGGGCGGCGAAGCGGGCCGGCGGCAGACCGTTCCTGATCATGGCGATGCTGATCGTGATCACGGCCGTGCTGTCGGCGTTCCTGGACAACGTCACCACCGTGTTGCTGGTGGTGCCGGTCACCATCCTGGTCTGCCATCGGCTCGGGGTGCCGCCGATCCCGTACCTGATCGCCGAGGTGATGGCCAGCAACATCGGTGGTGCGGCGACGTTGATCGGCGACCCGCCGAACATCATCATCGCCAGCCGTGGAGGCCTGTCCTTCAACGACTTCCTGATCAACATGGCCCCGATCGTCGTCGTCCTGATCATCGTTCTGATCGTTCTCTGTCGGCTGATGTTCCGGTCCGCCTTCGCCTACAACAGCGAGCGTGCGGCCAAGGTGATGGCCTTGAACGAACGCGAGGCGCTGCGAGACCGGCCCCTGTTGATCAAGTCGCTGGTCGTCGTCGGTCTGGTGTTGACCGCTTTCGTGCTGCACTCGGTGATCGAGGTGGACGTCTCGGTGATCGCTCTGCTCGGCGCGGGCCTGCTGATGCTGCTCAGCCGGCTGGGCGCCGCCAAGACCTTCGGCGACGTGGAGTGGGAGACGCTGGTGTTCTTCGCCGGCCTCTTCGTGATGGTCGGATCGCTGGTCAACCTCGGCATCATCGAGGCCGTCGGCAAGGCTGCGACGCAGGCGCTGCACGGTCACTACCTGGCCGGTGGGTTGTCGCTGCTGGTCGGGTCGGCCGTGCTCTCCGGGATCATCGACAACATCCCGTACGTGACGACGATGGCGCCGCTGACCGTGGACCTGGTGAACAGCGGCGGTGACCCGGCCAAACCGTTGTGGTGGGCGCTCGCGCTGGGCGCCGACCTCGGCGGCAACGCAACGGCGATCGGCGCCAGTGCCAATGTGGTGACGATCGGCATCGCCCGCCGCAACGACATCGACATCAGCTTCTGGACCTTCACCAAATACGGCCTGATCGTCACCGGGGTCACCGTCGCGCTGTGTGTGCCGTACCTGTGGCTGCGGTACTTCCTGTGA
- the larE gene encoding ATP-dependent sacrificial sulfur transferase LarE: MTSVPPTVDHTDTDGTGDDRDRMERDLAAELNGVGRLGVAFSGGVDSSVLLAAAVRALGPDRVVAILGVSPSLATAERAAAHEVARFIGAPVVEVDTHEGDRPEYRANGADRCYFCKDELFTRIDDELVAEHRLDAVAYGENADDARRPDRPGANAASQHRVLRPLAAAGLDKRAVRSLARAWQLPSADKPAAPCLASRIPHHQEVTPEKLQQIDQAEAALRELGFADFRVRHHGEIARIELPAEELVRAVSQPLAGEVRSAVQRAGFRFATVDLGGMQSGAFTLTVLGQRDA; encoded by the coding sequence ATGACGTCGGTACCACCGACCGTCGACCACACCGACACCGATGGCACCGGTGATGATCGTGATCGGATGGAACGCGATCTGGCCGCCGAATTGAACGGCGTCGGCCGATTGGGCGTTGCGTTCTCCGGCGGTGTCGACTCCTCGGTGTTGTTGGCCGCCGCGGTCCGTGCTCTCGGCCCGGACCGGGTGGTCGCGATCCTCGGCGTGTCACCCAGCCTGGCCACCGCCGAACGGGCCGCCGCCCACGAGGTCGCCCGGTTCATCGGCGCCCCGGTGGTCGAGGTGGACACCCACGAGGGTGACCGGCCGGAGTATCGCGCCAACGGGGCGGACCGCTGCTACTTCTGCAAGGACGAACTGTTCACCCGGATCGACGACGAACTGGTCGCCGAACACCGCCTGGACGCCGTCGCCTACGGGGAGAACGCCGACGACGCCCGCCGACCGGACCGGCCCGGAGCCAACGCCGCCAGCCAGCATCGGGTGCTGCGTCCGCTGGCCGCGGCCGGGCTGGACAAACGTGCCGTGCGGAGCTTGGCCCGCGCCTGGCAGTTGCCCTCGGCCGACAAACCCGCCGCTCCCTGCCTGGCGTCCCGGATCCCGCACCACCAGGAAGTCACCCCGGAGAAGCTGCAGCAGATCGACCAGGCCGAGGCCGCGTTGCGCGAGCTCGGCTTCGCCGACTTCCGGGTCCGTCATCACGGCGAGATCGCGCGGATCGAACTGCCTGCCGAGGAGTTGGTCCGGGCGGTCAGCCAGCCACTGGCCGGTGAGGTGCGCAGCGCCGTGCAACGCGCCGGCTTCCGATTCGCCACCGTCGACCTGGGCGGCATGCAGTCCGGTGCCTTCACCCTCACCGTGCTCGGCCAGCGCGATGCCTGA
- the larB gene encoding nickel pincer cofactor biosynthesis protein LarB encodes MPEPQHPEPAGPQLEGIADLDFARADRRGYPEAVLCEPKSVDQVAAIAGAVADRAAGREPDQVTLFTRVSEEQAKAVLGVLPDAHWDRTARLVAWPPAVPEPSGGPVLVLSAGTSDVPVAREALLTARYLGRSAELVVDVGVAGLHRVLGKLDRLRTARVIVVAAGMDGALPSVVAGLVRCPVIALPTSVGYGAAFGGLAPLLTMLNSCAPGVAVVNIDNGYGAGHLAAQIAQGPEPNKGPEPVEGPGPHTTTGPSASSGAGNPEDQS; translated from the coding sequence ATGCCTGAACCGCAGCATCCCGAGCCAGCAGGACCGCAGCTGGAGGGCATCGCCGACCTCGACTTCGCCCGCGCCGACCGCCGCGGCTACCCCGAAGCCGTCCTCTGCGAGCCGAAGTCGGTGGATCAGGTGGCCGCGATCGCCGGGGCGGTCGCGGACCGCGCCGCCGGCCGGGAGCCCGACCAGGTGACGCTGTTCACCCGGGTGTCGGAGGAGCAGGCCAAGGCCGTCCTCGGCGTGCTGCCGGACGCGCACTGGGACCGGACCGCTCGGCTGGTGGCCTGGCCGCCGGCGGTCCCCGAGCCGTCCGGCGGGCCGGTGCTGGTGCTGTCGGCCGGCACATCTGACGTTCCGGTCGCCCGTGAGGCGTTGCTGACCGCCCGGTATCTGGGCCGGTCCGCCGAACTGGTGGTCGACGTCGGCGTCGCCGGACTGCACCGGGTGCTCGGCAAGCTCGACCGGCTGCGTACGGCGCGGGTGATCGTGGTCGCGGCCGGGATGGACGGGGCGCTGCCCAGCGTCGTCGCCGGACTGGTCCGTTGCCCGGTGATCGCGCTGCCCACCTCGGTCGGCTACGGCGCCGCCTTCGGCGGACTGGCGCCGTTGCTGACCATGCTCAACTCCTGCGCTCCCGGTGTCGCCGTGGTCAACATCGACAACGGCTACGGTGCGGGTCATCTCGCCGCCCAGATCGCCCAGGGCCCCGAGCCGAACAAGGGCCCCGAGCCCGTCGAAGGCCCCGGACCGCACACGACGACCGGCCCCTCGGCAAGCTCCGGGGCCGGCAATCCGGAGGACCAATCGTGA
- the larC gene encoding nickel pincer cofactor biosynthesis protein LarC, with protein sequence MTERHAWIDASAGIAGDMLLGALIDAGADLQFIQTCIDAVLPDSIRLRTEPVTRAGIAATKVHVDVLVDDPPHRTWKSISTMLATAEVPEPVRRNATAVFARLAEAEGQVHGVPADDIHFHEVGALDSIADMVGASAALHDLGIVSLSGSRVAVGSGTVRAAHGRMPVPVPAVTRLADGWEILAGGEGELTTPTGMAVLAALCQECTDLPAMRISMVGLGAGSKDFTGRANVTRVLIGQRQQTTSDEDSDPAVLLEANVDDFDPRLWPGALTALLSAGASDAWLVPILMKKGRPAHTLCVLAHPSAAAGLRDVILEQTSTIGVRQTDYRKFASPRAWTKIDISGGAVLIKLAHRDGVIRQATPEFDDVSAVAASLGLPVRTVLAETIAAAHTAGLRPGEPLPAEASTHRFSCREGQS encoded by the coding sequence GTGACCGAGCGCCATGCCTGGATCGACGCGTCGGCCGGGATCGCCGGCGACATGCTGCTCGGGGCGTTGATCGACGCCGGAGCCGACCTGCAGTTCATCCAGACCTGCATCGACGCGGTGCTGCCGGATTCGATCCGGCTGCGGACCGAGCCGGTGACCAGGGCCGGGATCGCCGCCACCAAGGTCCATGTCGACGTCCTCGTCGACGACCCGCCGCATCGGACCTGGAAGTCGATCTCCACGATGCTGGCCACGGCCGAGGTGCCCGAGCCGGTCCGTCGCAACGCCACCGCGGTCTTCGCCCGACTCGCCGAGGCCGAGGGGCAGGTGCATGGCGTGCCGGCCGACGACATCCACTTCCACGAGGTCGGCGCGCTGGACTCCATCGCCGACATGGTCGGGGCCAGCGCCGCCCTGCACGATCTCGGCATCGTGTCGCTCAGCGGCAGCCGGGTCGCCGTCGGCTCCGGCACCGTACGCGCCGCGCACGGCAGGATGCCGGTCCCGGTGCCGGCCGTCACCCGGCTGGCCGACGGCTGGGAGATCCTGGCCGGCGGCGAGGGGGAGCTGACCACGCCCACCGGGATGGCCGTGCTCGCCGCGCTCTGCCAGGAGTGCACCGACCTGCCGGCGATGCGGATCAGCATGGTCGGACTCGGCGCCGGCAGCAAGGACTTCACCGGGCGGGCCAACGTCACCCGGGTGCTGATCGGGCAGCGACAGCAGACGACCAGCGACGAGGACAGCGATCCGGCGGTGTTGCTGGAGGCCAACGTCGACGATTTCGATCCGCGACTCTGGCCCGGCGCCCTGACCGCGCTGCTGTCCGCCGGCGCGTCCGACGCATGGCTGGTGCCGATCCTGATGAAGAAGGGACGGCCGGCGCACACGCTCTGTGTGTTGGCTCATCCGTCGGCCGCAGCCGGGTTGCGTGACGTGATCCTGGAACAGACCAGCACCATCGGCGTCCGACAGACCGACTACCGCAAGTTCGCCTCGCCACGGGCCTGGACCAAGATCGACATCTCCGGCGGAGCAGTGCTGATCAAGCTCGCCCATCGCGACGGTGTGATCCGGCAGGCCACCCCCGAATTCGACGATGTGTCAGCGGTCGCAGCATCCCTCGGACTGCCGGTCCGTACGGTGCTCGCCGAGACGATCGCCGCAGCACATACCGCCGGACTCCGGCCGGGCGAACCGCTTCCGGCCGAGGCCAGTACCCATCGTTTCTCTTGCAGGGAAGGACAATCATGA
- a CDS encoding aldo/keto reductase: MIPTLDFGRTGHTSTRIIFGAAALSDVTQEEADRTLELVRRHGITHIDTAASYGAAEERLGPFIEQHRDDYFLASKTGDRTREDAYASIRRSLERMRTDHLDLIQLHNLVDEDERQTALGAGGALEACVQARDEGLVKHIGITGHGVTVAAQHLKSLQVFDFDSVLLPYNFPMTRNQAYIDDWEALYDYCQQHRIAVQTIKAITKAPWQDDKDHFAATWYEPLQDQQAIDTAVSWVLGRPGIFLNTVGDIHILPKVLDAAERFTARPDDDAMSDLERVWGMEPLFV; the protein is encoded by the coding sequence ATGATCCCGACACTGGACTTCGGTCGGACCGGGCACACCTCGACCCGGATCATCTTCGGAGCCGCTGCGCTCAGCGACGTCACCCAGGAGGAGGCCGATCGGACCCTGGAACTGGTCCGCCGGCACGGCATCACGCATATCGACACGGCCGCCAGCTACGGCGCTGCGGAAGAACGGCTCGGCCCGTTCATCGAGCAGCACCGGGACGACTACTTCCTGGCCTCCAAGACCGGCGACCGGACCCGCGAGGACGCCTACGCCTCGATCCGGCGTTCACTGGAACGGATGCGCACCGATCACCTCGACCTGATCCAACTGCACAACCTGGTGGACGAGGACGAACGGCAGACCGCACTCGGCGCCGGCGGTGCGCTGGAGGCCTGCGTGCAGGCCCGCGACGAGGGCCTGGTCAAGCACATCGGCATCACCGGTCACGGTGTGACGGTGGCGGCCCAGCACCTGAAGTCGCTGCAGGTGTTCGACTTCGACTCGGTGCTGCTGCCGTACAACTTCCCGATGACCCGCAACCAGGCCTACATCGACGACTGGGAAGCGTTGTACGACTACTGCCAGCAGCACCGGATCGCGGTCCAGACCATCAAGGCGATCACCAAGGCACCCTGGCAGGACGACAAAGATCATTTCGCCGCCACCTGGTACGAGCCGCTGCAAGATCAACAGGCGATCGACACCGCCGTCAGCTGGGTGCTCGGCCGACCCGGGATCTTCCTGAACACCGTCGGCGACATCCACATCCTGCCCAAGGTCCTGGACGCCGCCGAACGCTTCACCGCCCGCCCCGACGACGACGCGATGAGCGATCTCGAACGCGTTTGGGGGATGGAGCCGCTCTTTGTCTGA
- a CDS encoding PaaI family thioesterase, producing the protein MSEGYERTYRWDDPQQLAEQAPTTSGLEFLQRMIKGDLPQSALSSTLDFDLVDAEQGTVTIEARPAAYQANAIGTVHGGVIASWLDTAMGYAIQSRLPAGVSLTTLDIQVRYTRAVRTDDKPLRIIGVADHVGRRTGTARAEVLGSDGRRHATATTSCLILS; encoded by the coding sequence TTGTCTGAGGGCTACGAGCGGACCTACCGCTGGGATGATCCACAGCAGCTGGCCGAGCAGGCGCCGACGACGTCCGGGCTGGAGTTCCTGCAGCGGATGATCAAGGGCGACCTCCCGCAGTCGGCGCTGAGCAGCACCCTGGACTTCGACCTGGTGGACGCCGAGCAGGGGACGGTGACGATCGAGGCACGCCCGGCGGCCTACCAGGCCAACGCGATCGGCACCGTACACGGCGGGGTGATCGCCAGTTGGCTGGACACCGCAATGGGCTATGCGATCCAGAGCCGGCTGCCGGCCGGTGTCAGCCTGACCACTTTGGACATCCAGGTCCGCTATACCCGGGCGGTGCGCACCGACGACAAGCCGCTGCGGATCATCGGTGTCGCCGACCATGTCGGCCGCCGGACCGGGACGGCTCGGGCCGAGGTGCTGGGCTCCGACGGTCGTCGGCACGCCACGGCGACCACCAGTTGCCTGATCCTGAGTTGA
- a CDS encoding lipoate--protein ligase family protein — translation MRGEYKVPGGKLVAAEVEVDGGTFGSVHVSGDFFLEPDEALGRIDQALTGLPEDSSVDTMSAVVRAAVGPQAQLIGFDADAVAIAVRRAVGRATSWSDHTFEIVHGAAEEPTMQMALDQALTESVAAGLRAPTLRIWEWERNAVVIGSFQSYRNEIDEEAARAHDVTVVRRISGGGAMFIQPGNTITYSLYVPGSLVEGLSFERSYAFLDDWVLGALADVGVDAHYAPLNDITSPVGKIGGAAQKRMVATNGAPKLNGAVLHHVTMAYDIDANAMLQVLRIGREKLSDKGTTSANKRVDPVRSQTGMSRADVIEAFKKHFAGRYRTVAGQITAAERERATALAAEKFGTDDWLHRVP, via the coding sequence GTGCGTGGTGAGTACAAGGTTCCGGGCGGCAAACTGGTGGCCGCCGAGGTCGAGGTCGATGGCGGTACGTTCGGCTCGGTGCACGTGTCGGGGGATTTCTTCCTCGAACCGGACGAGGCACTCGGCAGGATCGACCAGGCGCTGACCGGGCTGCCGGAGGATTCGTCGGTCGACACCATGAGTGCTGTGGTGCGCGCAGCCGTCGGACCGCAGGCACAGCTGATCGGCTTCGACGCCGACGCGGTGGCGATCGCGGTCCGTCGAGCCGTCGGCCGGGCGACCAGCTGGTCGGACCACACCTTCGAGATCGTGCACGGCGCGGCCGAAGAGCCGACGATGCAGATGGCACTGGACCAGGCGCTGACCGAGTCGGTCGCGGCCGGTCTCCGGGCGCCCACTCTGCGGATCTGGGAATGGGAACGCAATGCGGTGGTGATCGGCTCCTTCCAGTCCTACCGCAACGAGATCGACGAGGAAGCAGCCAGGGCGCACGACGTCACCGTGGTCCGCCGGATCTCCGGCGGCGGCGCGATGTTCATCCAGCCGGGCAACACGATCACCTACTCGCTGTACGTCCCGGGCTCGCTGGTCGAGGGGCTCAGCTTCGAGCGGTCGTACGCCTTCCTCGACGATTGGGTGCTCGGCGCGTTGGCCGACGTCGGCGTCGACGCGCATTACGCACCGCTGAACGACATCACTTCACCGGTAGGCAAGATCGGGGGTGCGGCGCAGAAGCGGATGGTGGCGACCAACGGTGCTCCGAAGCTGAATGGCGCCGTACTGCATCACGTGACGATGGCCTACGACATCGACGCGAACGCGATGCTGCAGGTGCTGCGGATCGGCCGCGAGAAGCTGTCCGACAAGGGCACCACCAGCGCCAACAAGCGGGTCGATCCGGTGCGCAGTCAGACCGGGATGTCGCGCGCAGATGTGATCGAGGCGTTCAAGAAGCACTTCGCCGGGCGCTATCGCACCGTCGCCGGTCAGATCACCGCAGCCGAACGGGAACGCGCGACCGCCCTGGCCGCCGAGAAGTTCGGCACCGACGACTGGCTGCACCGGGTTCCGTGA
- a CDS encoding histidine phosphatase family protein, producing MDQPEQIIALVRHGETEWNRQHRWQGRAGAPLNDLGRRQAEAAAEPLRRILPDGREWSWMITSPLERAVQTGEQITRSLPVMPVGTDTDLVERDYGVADGMLATEAAQRWPDGNFPEMETDQQIRARGARAIRRIAAAHEGDGIVVAHGSLIRMLISELCRTEAPRILNGAVNLIGSDGRDWELLEHNLVGELPVDEVEIA from the coding sequence ATGGACCAGCCGGAGCAGATCATCGCCCTCGTCCGTCACGGTGAGACCGAGTGGAACCGTCAGCATCGTTGGCAGGGACGTGCGGGTGCCCCGTTGAACGATCTCGGGCGTCGGCAGGCCGAAGCCGCTGCGGAGCCGCTGCGTCGGATCCTGCCCGACGGACGGGAATGGTCCTGGATGATCACCTCGCCGCTGGAGCGCGCCGTGCAGACCGGTGAGCAGATCACCCGATCGCTGCCGGTCATGCCGGTGGGCACCGACACCGACCTGGTCGAGCGGGACTACGGTGTCGCCGACGGAATGCTCGCCACCGAGGCCGCGCAACGGTGGCCGGACGGCAACTTCCCCGAGATGGAAACCGATCAACAGATCCGCGCCCGCGGCGCCCGGGCGATTCGCCGGATCGCGGCCGCCCACGAAGGCGACGGCATCGTGGTCGCGCACGGGTCGCTGATCAGGATGTTGATCAGCGAACTGTGCCGGACCGAGGCACCGAGGATCCTCAACGGAGCAGTCAATCTGATCGGCTCCGACGGTCGGGACTGGGAACTGCTGGAACACAATCTGGTGGGGGAGCTACCGGTGGACGAGGTGGAGATCGCCTGA
- a CDS encoding PhzF family phenazine biosynthesis protein, producing the protein MNTYDFSQIDVFGATPYRGNPLAVVQDADGVDDDQLQAFARWTNLSETTFLVPPTDPGADYRVRIFTGSEELPFAGHPTLGTAHAWLQAHPEHEGDRVVQECGVGLVTVRRTGSGLAFAAPPLITDEPVDDQLLAEIRGVLGLTADQLLASRVIDNGPGWVGVLVTDDVDIMALPTRELPGAVGVISRSAAAGTGHAIEVRGFFASGGIAFEDPVTGSLNAAVAQWLLGQGILTAPYSAHQGTAVGADGAIEIDQDADGTVWVGGRTTTMISGTVTI; encoded by the coding sequence ATGAACACCTACGACTTCTCGCAGATCGACGTCTTCGGGGCCACTCCCTACCGGGGCAACCCGCTGGCCGTGGTGCAGGACGCCGACGGTGTCGACGATGATCAACTGCAGGCCTTCGCCCGCTGGACCAACCTGAGCGAGACCACCTTCCTGGTGCCGCCGACCGATCCCGGCGCCGACTACCGGGTCCGGATCTTCACCGGCAGCGAAGAGCTGCCGTTCGCAGGGCATCCGACGCTGGGCACCGCACATGCCTGGCTGCAGGCACATCCCGAGCACGAGGGTGATCGGGTGGTCCAGGAATGCGGGGTCGGACTGGTCACGGTGCGTCGTACCGGGTCCGGGCTGGCCTTCGCGGCGCCGCCGCTGATCACCGACGAGCCGGTCGACGATCAGCTGCTCGCCGAGATCCGGGGAGTCCTCGGCCTCACCGCCGACCAGTTGCTGGCCTCCCGGGTGATCGACAACGGACCAGGTTGGGTCGGGGTGCTGGTGACCGACGACGTCGACATCATGGCGCTGCCGACCAGGGAGCTGCCCGGCGCGGTCGGCGTGATCAGCAGGAGCGCCGCGGCCGGCACCGGTCACGCCATCGAGGTGCGGGGCTTCTTCGCCTCCGGCGGCATCGCCTTCGAGGACCCGGTGACCGGCAGTCTGAATGCCGCGGTCGCCCAATGGCTGCTCGGACAGGGGATCCTGACCGCTCCGTACTCGGCCCATCAGGGGACCGCGGTCGGCGCCGACGGTGCGATCGAGATCGACCAGGACGCCGACGGCACGGTGTGGGTCGGTGGCCGGACGACGACCATGATCAGCGGCACCGTCACCATCTGA
- a CDS encoding threonine aldolase family protein has translation MTNGLHDPQTRGFASDNYAGAHPEVLEALGRANGGHQPSYGADVYTARLAELLVDHFGAGVQGFGVFNGTGANVVGLQAMTPRWGSVITAASAHIHTDEAGAPERVAGLKLLTVPTGDGKLRPDDLERFPVDPTDVHHPLPAVVSITQSTEYGTLYTPDELAALTERAHRLGLTVHVDGARIANAAASLGVPLRAISTDVGVDVLSLGGTKNGVLFGEIVLVINPDAVDGIDYLRKLNMQLASKMRFLSAQFVALLDDDLWLRSAARANAMATSLRNGLQQRLDAGTISGVGFSQPTQANTILATLPDGAADRLRQHFAFYDWDRAAREVRWVCSFDTTESDVDQFLAAITTELG, from the coding sequence GTGACGAACGGTTTGCACGATCCGCAGACCCGAGGCTTCGCCTCGGACAACTACGCCGGCGCCCATCCGGAGGTGTTGGAGGCGCTGGGCCGGGCCAACGGCGGCCATCAACCGTCCTACGGCGCCGACGTCTACACCGCACGGCTCGCCGAGTTGCTGGTTGATCATTTCGGCGCCGGGGTGCAGGGCTTCGGCGTCTTCAACGGGACCGGCGCCAACGTCGTCGGACTGCAGGCGATGACGCCCCGCTGGGGATCGGTGATCACTGCCGCGTCGGCCCACATCCACACCGACGAAGCGGGCGCCCCGGAACGGGTCGCCGGCCTCAAGCTGCTGACCGTCCCGACCGGCGACGGCAAGCTGCGACCCGACGATCTGGAGCGGTTCCCGGTCGATCCGACCGACGTCCACCACCCGCTGCCTGCGGTCGTCTCGATCACCCAGTCCACCGAATACGGGACGCTCTACACCCCCGACGAGCTCGCCGCACTGACCGAACGCGCCCACCGGTTGGGACTGACCGTCCATGTCGACGGCGCCCGGATCGCCAACGCCGCGGCGAGCCTCGGGGTGCCGCTGCGCGCGATCAGCACCGACGTCGGCGTCGACGTGCTATCGCTGGGCGGGACCAAGAACGGCGTGTTGTTCGGTGAGATCGTCCTGGTGATCAATCCTGACGCTGTCGACGGCATCGACTACCTGCGCAAGCTGAACATGCAACTGGCATCCAAGATGCGTTTCCTGTCCGCGCAGTTCGTCGCACTGCTGGACGACGATCTGTGGCTGCGCTCGGCCGCCCGAGCGAACGCGATGGCGACCAGTCTGCGTAACGGCCTCCAACAGCGGCTGGATGCCGGAACGATCAGCGGTGTCGGCTTCAGCCAGCCGACCCAGGCGAACACGATCTTGGCCACGTTGCCCGACGGCGCAGCAGATCGGCTGCGGCAGCATTTCGCCTTCTACGACTGGGATCGGGCAGCGCGAGAGGTCCGATGGGTGTGTTCCTTCGACACCACCGAGTCCGACGTCGACCAGTTCTTGGCTGCGATCACAACCGAGCTGGGATGA
- a CDS encoding class I SAM-dependent methyltransferase: MSQPKTARATLPQATISRAKDSLAKVPLPKAIQNRQDRWELYSRLARRVGSTVGGPVERRIERHLLQRSWVNAKPAMLKNYLVTSYQDPVINVQSILARHHFIGEVTGDEHRALMAEELDWAVEKNRALRKRQQELPEEYGMSFAELKRKGKWREAFAQIVDDHDVYATKWTEALHGADGPRVSIIEAACGSANDYRAFDGYGIAPLVDYTGIDLTEANIANARSMFPEADFRVGDVQDIDAEDGSYDWAVAHDLLEHLSPSAFNRAIDELSRVSRRGVLISFFLMRDEPEHRIQPRRYYHVNDLSKDRIEERFARYCSDIQWTQIRPWLKETHDFGDYYNWRAWTMIAKH, translated from the coding sequence ATGTCACAGCCGAAGACCGCACGGGCCACATTGCCACAGGCCACGATCTCACGGGCCAAGGACTCACTGGCCAAAGTGCCACTACCCAAGGCGATCCAGAATCGTCAGGACCGCTGGGAGCTCTACAGCCGGTTGGCCCGGCGCGTCGGCTCGACCGTGGGCGGCCCGGTGGAACGACGGATCGAACGGCATCTGCTGCAGCGATCCTGGGTGAACGCCAAACCGGCGATGCTGAAGAACTACCTGGTCACGAGCTACCAGGATCCGGTGATCAACGTGCAGAGCATTTTGGCGCGGCACCACTTCATCGGCGAGGTCACCGGCGACGAACACAGAGCGTTGATGGCCGAGGAACTGGACTGGGCCGTGGAGAAGAACCGGGCACTGCGCAAACGCCAGCAGGAGTTGCCCGAGGAGTACGGCATGAGTTTCGCCGAACTCAAGCGGAAGGGCAAGTGGCGCGAGGCGTTCGCCCAGATCGTCGACGACCACGACGTGTACGCCACGAAGTGGACCGAGGCGCTGCACGGTGCCGACGGCCCACGGGTCTCGATCATCGAGGCCGCCTGCGGGTCGGCCAACGATTACCGGGCCTTCGACGGCTACGGGATCGCGCCGCTGGTGGACTACACCGGCATCGATCTGACCGAGGCCAACATCGCCAACGCACGCTCGATGTTTCCCGAAGCAGACTTCCGGGTCGGCGACGTCCAGGACATCGACGCCGAGGACGGTTCCTATGACTGGGCCGTCGCCCACGATCTGCTGGAGCATCTCTCGCCGAGCGCGTTCAACCGGGCGATCGACGAGCTGTCCCGGGTGTCGCGTCGCGGCGTGCTGATCTCGTTCTTCCTGATGCGGGACGAGCCCGAGCACCGGATCCAGCCACGTCGCTACTACCACGTGAACGATCTGAGCAAGGACCGGATCGAGGAACGATTCGCACGCTACTGCTCCGACATCCAGTGGACCCAGATCCGGCCGTGGCTGAAGGAGACCCACGACTTCGGCGACTATTACAACTGGCGCGCCTGGACCATGATCGCCAAGCACTGA